DNA sequence from the Monomorium pharaonis isolate MP-MQ-018 unplaced genomic scaffold, ASM1337386v2 scaffold_159, whole genome shotgun sequence genome:
caataagtttttaaacatttaataaattcatatattcgtaaatttacacggagaaatttatagtaaaattatgtatatgtgatagtaaccacgaactgtaagaagaaatttcagagaattatatcatataagtagtgtaaatattgtcgtaatttgatgaaaaaacataataaaaattttcataattcctccttggcccgcgtttactatttaccatagtaatttttaccataagttttttccgtgtattataaatctatcacaaggattaattttattaaaaatataaatatcctagttatttaatttttattaagaatataaagttgaaacaaacattttatttgcttgtcatttccattttaaccgataaaattttctaatgttttttgaagaagcataaattttgtttcgagcatatgataacagcttcttttaaaatttataatgacagtttacgacgtttcagactatcatgaaaaaaatgttttttattaaaagtaattgttatttattaaaaaataaatttagtaatcacttctttaagcattagatctgacattttttgtacacatgtatgtacacgtacacacatattttttgtcgttagaaaattttattttcattaaaaaaggtaaggaactatcataattcaaagggagaatttagcgttacgcgtcgcttgtgtGTAGTTAATTGgactgttctttttcgctgcactgctacACTGGGCAATAAGTTagagtgagaaaaaatatttttgtcttactttaatctgttgcaccagtgcagcagtgcacagcagtgcagcgaaaaagaacaagccaaTTGTTGCTTGTTGTAACGACTCCCCCCGCGcacctagcaatctcaaggttcaagcgctagggaagagtggccgccgcggccgggcgctcagcgcgcttgcatttgccggtaggccgggctaatacagaaaattttacaagtcactaacttgttaactattgcgaaaatagaAAAACGGTAAAGACTTTcctgttcagtttcatgcgctctacctgctcataaaaatcccataaaaaaataccagacaccctaCACTGTTAGAAATATTTGTGAATTTACAATACccttacaataaaaatgtgttgtaaATTTACAAATCATGTGACGTTTTACTGCGATTTCACAATATTTGTGaaattacaatagaaattttctgtaagtttacaaaattggCGCGACGCGGATGCGCATTAGCGATTTGCGCATATCGCGAGGTCCCGGGTCCCGGGCCGGCTTGGCCGACTAGACGAGCTTTCTGTCGCGGCCCGCCGCCATTGTATCTTCTCATACTATTCGTGTGGTGCTGCGTGGTGATTGCCCGGTCATCTGTGCTTCTATATATTTCTGTGCTTCAAGATAAGAGGATTGACTGCTTCTGTGCATTTTGTGCTTTAGGATAAGAGGATTAACTGATTCAGGTAAGTCAGCGAAAATATTAGATGCAACAGTCGTGTGCTTGCACGAAGAACGTTCGAGACGGTTTCCCCCACTCAACGGACCCCCGGCCCCCGGCCGGCGCGGGCGCCGTGCAGACGCTCGAGAATTTTCTTTGTCGCCTTATATTTTCGCTactaatataacatttttatatgatatatgtgtataagatatataatatgtggTATCGATACATGTAGCGTAGCATCCTGTCTCGCGAATAATTACGACACCACGCGTTTTTCCAGATTTTCCCCAATTTTCTATGTGTTCTCATCATATGACGCAATTTTAACTAACACCATCAGATTTCtcgcaaaaattataagaaatacagtttcttttactttttcttagcggagtaaaaacagatttttttaattataaaaagttaaaataaattatgatttttagaAGATCCTTGAACTCTTAGCAATTATTATAAGGGCCttctagaaataaaaattttatactaccgccatttatacatatgttcagctttaattatcattctaatataatttcagaTTTTAGAATGTATCACTGtcatttttgtacatatacatcCAATTCTTGGGGTGATAATCTTCAACATCAACAATTCCACAAAAGTGTATCTGATCAATTTCATTGTGGATACAACAACTgccgtaaattttttaaaaaagaaaacaatttacgAATGCATATGATTCGCACACATCGTGTTTCTATCAAAACTGAAAGCATTTCGTCAAAAGTACGTCTCGTTAACCAAAATGCTCAATTAATTTGCACTGTGCTTGTGTGTAAGaaagtatttcaaaattattctgaatttttaaaacatcttaAAGAGCACATCAGAAATGATGTACGTGTAAATTGTCCGTACAGTAATTGTAATAAGGCATATGAGAATGTCCAGTCCTTCACTGGACATTTAAGTAAATATCACCGGAATCTGTGTTTAACATATACAGAAaacgataatattaataatgaatatgaaaatttgccagttgaaataaatgcattatCAACCGATGAGGCTCCTGctgtttctattaataataatgaaaataaagacGAACTATTTTTAACGTATATTGCTCAGTTTTACTTAAAGCTTGAAAGCCAGTATCTCGTTCCTGTATCTACAATTGATCATCTTGCAGCTGATATAGAGAATATGTATAATCATGGGTGGCAAAATATATTGGACAATGTTCGTCAATGTTTAAAACAAGAGAAAATATCGGAGAGTAACATAAATAGAATATGTAAAGATTTAACTTTAAACGATCTGTTTCTAAAGAACAATAAACTTTtgaataataagtttaaaagaaCTAATTATTAcatgcataaaaatacatatgtagcgccaaaaaaaatgaaactagATACAGATGCTGAAGGTAAAGAAAGCTTTTTCTACTACGttccaattttaaaaactataaaggCAATGTATGCAGATAAATGTATAGAAGCATTTTTAGACTTACCATTACCAAGTAGTACagatatttttcaagattttattgatggtaaaatgtttaaaaaaaatgaatttttcgcaaaaaatcctaaagcaattaaaattatattatatcaagaCGGTTTTGAGATAGTAAATCCTATCGGATCAGCAAGAACGAAGCATAAAATTTTAGGAGTATATATGAGCCTTGGTAATCTTCCCGATTATATAAGGACACAtattaattcaattcaattagTGGCtttagtaaaagaaaaattatttgatcataATAAAGTGTATGGTCCGATAGTTaaagatttacaaatattagaaACGTTTGGAATTGAGATTACtccaaataatataagaaaaggaGGTCTAGTTTTGATAGCTGGTGACAATCTGGGTAGTCACGTTCTTGGTGGTTTTATGGAAAATTTCAGTTTTGCAATTTACTTTTGTcgttattgtattataaagcatgatttttttacaagtaaaaagaaatgcaACAATAGCATTGAAAATACGTCTAATAAAAGCAAATCATATGAACGTAAATCTTTTGAATTACGTACTGAGGTATCTTATAAATCAGCTgtaagtacaatgttgataaataatcaaaacaattatggCATTAAATTTGATTCTGTTTTCAATCAATTGCAAAGCTTTCATGTTTGCAAGCCTGGTTTACCTCCATGTTTAGGTCACGATTTAATGGAAGGAGTTGTTGCTTATGATTTGGCTCTCATTGTGCAAGAATTAGTACGAAAAAAGTGGTTTACATATGAACgattaaattgcaaaattgaaaagttttttttatcaccTGAAGACTCTAGAAATAAGCCAGTGAAAATACAACCAAATTGTGATAGAATCGTTGGTGGAGCTTGGGAAATCCGAACACTCTTGAGATTTATGCCACTCATGGTGTACAATGACGTTAAAAATAGCAATGATCCAATTTGGCATAgccttttacttttaactgAAATCATGGAAATTGTATGCGCGCCTGTTATTCATAAATCCTTTCTGCCTTATTTACAAGTAatcattaatgaatatttagattttcgaacagaattatttatgaaaaatttacgcCCTAAACATCATTATTTAAGCCATTATCCTTATCTTATTGATCAATTTGGTCCTTTAATTAAAGTGTGGACATTAAGGTTTGAAAGTAAGCATACGTATTTCAAAAGAGTAattcgaaatataaaaaattttattaatgttacacaATCTTTAAGTATAAAACACGAGAGATTACAGTGTCTTTTACGGTCTGGTTCTGATATGCGAAATTTAGTTGATGTGCATGAACCCACTATTTTCAACGAAGAGCTGTATTCAGATGCAATAAGAAATGCAATACGATgtgctaatattaaatttgatatttttgaatgtgataaaataatatttaaaggtACTCTATACAAAATTGGAAATGCTGTGGTTATTCGTCAGAAAAATTACCAATATGGCGTTCAGATTGGAAAAATATGTCTTATATTGACTGATtcagaagaaataaatattaacattgttGTAGAACGTTTCATTACAACCTTTAATCCTATATTACGCTTTTACGAATTGATGTTTGCCactgaaaataaaacatacgaATGCTTAAATATTAACACGTTAAACCATGTTCCTCttcatatttatacattagaCACTATAAAAGGCATTAAATTGAAGCATGTCTTGGTTAATGAgcgtatttaaatttataaacgaaAATGCTTTATAATACTGGAAACATCAAGCAACATTAGtatgttaattgtattatttcaaaatagtGACTTCtagatttatttaactaagtattaatttaatttaaatactctgtattttaattgcattttcagCAAAATGCCCATATTTAAAGTCATAGGACaagaattttcaagaaaaacttTAGTAGTTTGCGATAATCtcaaagatttaattaatacaagcATACAGCATTTAGGACTTCCAAACGTGGAATATACGGTAAATATTcggtaaaatatacaaatacacTTGAAACTTATATTGGTTATGCTGGTTTTTCGAATCTTATAGGTTGTATTACAAGATAAAACTGAAATACATgatgataaagttttaatagcTCTGTCAGATAGCTCCCCTACACCGGTTACAGTAACGCTTAtcgaaaaacaaattttatgtgGCCAAAATGACGGACTTTGTACTGATACTGAGTTAAATAATCCGGAAAATGAAATGCTACTCACAGTATTAGATTCAAACTCAATACAAGATCAatctgatataaaaattatacctaTTATTTTAGGTaaggtaaataataattttgttgttgcAAATTACTATATCGATTAaagtataattcttttaaatttatttggttgtataatttacttaataataacttaCATTTGCAGATGAtacaaatttatcaatatctaATGACAAGTCAAACGTCAGTCAGTCAAAGGATGTTTTATCAATGGTAGATTTAAAAGAAGTGGATCCTACAAGTACAAAAGAGAATGTTCCTATTATAGTACTTCTGAAGGAGCATCTGCCATACAATACTCCAATCCGATACCAATAAGTGTCAACAGTATTAGTACAGATTTGTACGAAACAGAACCGATACCATGGTACAAATTTCCGAAGCAG
Encoded proteins:
- the LOC118648076 gene encoding uncharacterized protein LOC118648076 isoform X1 — its product is MFSFNYHSNIISDFRMYHCHFCTYTSNSWGDNLQHQQFHKSVSDQFHCGYNNCRKFFKKENNLRMHMIRTHRVSIKTESISSKVRLVNQNAQLICTVLVCKKVFQNYSEFLKHLKEHIRNDVRVNCPYSNCNKAYENVQSFTGHLSKYHRNLCLTYTENDNINNEYENLPVEINALSTDEAPAVSINNNENKDELFLTYIAQFYLKLESQYLVPVSTIDHLAADIENMYNHGWQNILDNVRQCLKQEKISESNINRICKDLTLNDLFLKNNKLLNNKFKRTNYYMHKNTYVAPKKMKLDTDAEGKESFFYYVPILKTIKAMYADKCIEAFLDLPLPSSTDIFQDFIDGKMFKKNEFFAKNPKAIKIILYQDGFEIVNPIGSARTKHKILGVYMSLGNLPDYIRTHINSIQLVALVKEKLFDHNKVYGPIVKDLQILETFGIEITPNNIRKGGLVLIAGDNLGSHVLGGFMENFSFAIYFCRYCIIKHDFFTSKKKCNNSIENTSNKSKSYERKSFELRTEVSYKSAVSTMLINNQNNYGIKFDSVFNQLQSFHVCKPGLPPCLGHDLMEGVVAYDLALIVQELVRKKWFTYERLNCKIEKFFLSPEDSRNKPVKIQPNCDRIVGGAWEIRTLLRFMPLMVYNDVKNSNDPIWHSLLLLTEIMEIVCAPVIHKSFLPYLQVIINEYLDFRTELFMKNLRPKHHYLSHYPYLIDQFGPLIKVWTLRFESKHTYFKRVIRNIKNFINVTQSLSIKHERLQCLLRSGSDMRNLVDVHEPTIFNEELYSDAIRNAIRCANIKFDIFECDKIIFKGTLYKIGNAVVIRQKNYQYGVQIGKICLILTDSEEININIVVERFITTFNPILRFYELMFATENKTYECLNINTLNHVPLHIYTLDTIKGIKLKHVLVNERI
- the LOC118648076 gene encoding uncharacterized protein LOC118648076 isoform X2, with the translated sequence MLYNTGNIKQHYKMPIFKVIGQEFSRKTLVVCDNLKDLINTSIQHLGLPNVEYTVVLQDKTEIHDDKVLIALSDSSPTPVTVTLIEKQILCGQNDGLCTDTELNNPENEMLLTVLDSNSIQDQSDIKIIPIILDDTNLSISNDKSNVSQSKDVLSMVDLKEVDPTSTKENVPIIVLLKEHLPYNTPIRYQ